From the genome of Saccharomyces kudriavzevii IFO 1802 strain IFO1802 genome assembly, chromosome: 16:
CTTATGGTATTTCTGATGATATCATTTCACAAGTTGACCCAATCACATTATTCGTTTTGGTTTCAGTCGTGGAAGCCTTTATTGCATCTGGTATCACCGATCCATACGAAATGTACAAATATGTTCATGTTTCTGAAGTTGGTAACTGTTCTGGTTCTGGTATGGGTGGTGTTTCTGCCCTACGTGGTATGTTCAAAGATCGTTTCAAGGACGAACCTGTCCAAAATGATATTTTGCAAGAATCGTTCATCAACACAATGTCTGCTTGGGTTAACATGTTGTTGATCTCCTCATCTGGTCCAATCAAGACACCTGTTGGTGCCTGCGCTACATCCGTGGAATCTGTTGATATCGGTGTGGAAACCATTTTGTCTGGTAAGGCCAAAATTTGTCTGGTGGGTGGTTACGATGATTTCCAGGAAGAGGGTTCCTTTGAGTTTGGTAATATGAAGGCCACTTCCAACACTTTGGAGGAATTCGAACATGGTCGTACCCCGGCTGAAATGTCCAGACCTGCTACTACAACTCGTAATGGGTTCATGGAAGCTCAAGGTGCTGGTATTCAAATTATTATGCAAGCCGATTTAGCTTTGAAGATGGGTGTGCCCATCTACGGTATTGTTGCCATGGCTGCTACCGCAACTGATAAGATCGGTAGATCTGTCCCTGCTCCAGGTAAGGGTATCTTAACCACCGCTCGTGAACATCATTCCAGTGTCAAGTATGCTTCACCAAACATGAACATGAAGTACAGAAAGCGCCAGTTGGTCACTCGTGAAGCTCAAATTAAAGATTGGGTAGAAGATGAACTGGAAGCTTTGAAACTGGAAGCGGAAGAAATTCCAACCGAAGATCAAAACGAGTTCTTGCTTGAGCGTACCAGAGAAATCCATAGCGAAGCTGAGAATCAATTGAGAACAGCACAGCAACAATGGGGTAACGACTTCTACAAGAGGGACCCACGTATTGCCCCATTAAGAGGGGCTTTAGCCACTTATGGTTTAACCATTGACGACTTGGGTGTTGCCTCATTCCATGGTACGTCCACCAAGGCTAATGACAAGAATGAATCCGCCACAATTAATGAAATGATGAAGCACTTGGGCAGATCAGAGGGTAACCCAGTCATTGGTGTTTTCCAGAAATTCTTGACTGGTCATCCAAAGGGTGCTGCCGGTGCATGGATGATGAACGGTGCCTTGCAAATTCTAAACAGTGGTGTCATCCCAGGTAACCGTAATGCTGATAACATCGATAAGATCTTGGAGCAATTCGAGTACGTGTTGTATCCATCCAAGACCTTGAAGACCGACGGTGTTAGAGCCGTCTCCATCACCTCGTTCGGTTTTGGTCAAAAGGGTGGCCAAGCCATTGTGGTGCACCCAGACTACTTGTATGCTGCAATTACTGAAGGTAGATACAACGAGTATGCCGCCAAGGTTTCTGCCAGAGAAAAGAGTGCTTACAAGTTCTTCCACAACGGTATGATATACAACAAGTTGTTTGTTAGTAAGGAGCATGCTCCATACACCGACGAATTGGAAGAACATGTCTACTTGGACCCATTAGCTCGTGTCTCCAAGGACAAGAAGTCCGGTTCTTTGACTTTCAACTCCAAGAACATCCAAAACAAGGACAGCTACATCAACGCCAACACCATCGAGACCGCTAAAATGATTGAAAACATGACCAAGGACAAGGTTTCCAACGCCGGCGTCGGTGTGGATGTGGAACTGATCACCAGCATCAACGTGGAAAACGATACTTTTATCGAGCGCAACTTCACCGCGCAGGAAATTGAGTACTGTACCGCCCAACCAAGCGCACAAAGCTCCTTTGCCGGCACATGGTCTGCCAAAGAGGCCGTTTTCAAGTCCTTGGGCGTCAAGTCCCTAGGTGGAGGTGCTGCATTGAAAGACATCGAAATTGTGCGTGTTAACAAGAACGGGCCCGCCGTCGAACTGCACGGTAACGCCAAGAAGGTCGCCGACCAAGCCGGCGTTACCGAGGTGAAGGTGTCCATCTCCCACGACGATCTCCAAGCCGTCGCAGTGGCCATTTCTACCAAGAAATAAGCCAAGCCATCTACATAGtttagttttcttctctaCATAACACCTCGCTTACTCGCTAAACTTATCATTTGTTCACTCTACTTGGTCATTATGCACGTCGCCGAGTCTCCAGGCCCTGGGCGTACGACCGCTTCATCCTTCTATTTCTTCCGACCCACACAAATTCGCGCGGGGCCGCGTTGACGCGTGGAAGAATAGAAGTCCGCGTAGTGGCTCCGGGGTAATTAGTCTTTTTTCGTTTGCTCTATCGGCCGGCCAGCATCggttttggtttcttctGTGAGGAAAGAAGGGGCCAGGAACGGCCGGTAGCAGTGCTCGCTCAGCGATTATTGCCAGCTATTGTTCACGCGAAATGCGTGGGGCAAGGGGCTGGCAAGCTGTGGTGCACAGCGATAGGGTCTTCGTCCCCGGTGGACAACGAGCCCTGCGGCGTATTGTGTGAGCCACCCCTTGATTGCCTGTGCCAaatataagaaaaagaaaaagcacaCCAAGGTGAGCGGGTGCCCTTAAAAAAAACCGGCATCCTCGATCGTCGCTGCCGTTCCCCTCTGCCTAGTGGTGGGAGGCATCCTTTTTGAACCTCCCTAAGAGCCCTATTTATCCCCTCTATttcaatgttttcttttccaagatttGTCGCTCCTTCACGGCGTTCCCCCCTTTAAGCGTCCAGCAATCTCTCCGTATATAACAATCCTAATCCACTCTTATTGCCTGTGATTTTGGATGTTTTCTTGCTTCCCGCCAGACaaagttttgttttgtctTGATGAAAACAGTAGTTCTTGGCTGCAATATTTTTCGATAGCTTTAGCATTCAAATAcgtaaaaagaagaaatcaggTACGATTTACGGAtcaagtttcttttttactaACACATAGAAATACTGTCGTCAGGTAAAAAAACAACCGCGACATGGATAATATCACGAACCGTAATGCTGCCAGTGTTCTTACGAGTGGTAACAAGGGTTTTACCAGCAAAAGTGTAGCGGCATCCGCTCCGAAGCGGTCCAAGAGTGCTCGAAGGAAAACGTTCAAGTGCACCGGGTACGACGGATGTGCGATGTCCTTTACCAGAGCGGAGCATCTTGCACGTCATATAAGAAAGCACACGGGAGAAAAGCCATTCCAGTGTCCCGCGTGTTTGAAGTTCTTCAGTAGAGTCGATAATTTGAAGCAACACCGGGAGTCGGTCCACGCGCATAGAAACCACCATACGACGGGGCCACATCAGCGTAAACCCTCGTCTTCGTCTCTgtcctcctcttcttctgcatCTTCGTCCTCATCTGCGTCCTCTTCCACATCGTATACCGACCAATTTTCCAGGAAAACCAACACTGTTGGCGCCAATATGCCGATGATGACAGAGAACGAAAGGGCGCCCCAATTCATACATTCTTCGCCGGAGTTCACCGCTGGCACGAGGAGCATCCCACCCATCTCTCCAAGGTCCAATTATATCgctcaacaacaacaacaacactTTGGCACTTCTACTTCGCAACAGCAGCCACAGCAGCCGCAGCAGCCGCCGTTCTATTACCCGCCTTCCCATGCACCTATCGATAACTACTACCAGTATCCTCTCCCCAGCAACAGCACCACTGTCAACTACCTACCA
Proteins encoded in this window:
- the USV1 gene encoding Usv1p (similar to Saccharomyces cerevisiae RGM1 (YMR182C) and USV1 (YPL230W); ancestral locus Anc_6.256); this translates as MDNITNRNAASVLTSGNKGFTSKSVAASAPKRSKSARRKTFKCTGYDGCAMSFTRAEHLARHIRKHTGEKPFQCPACLKFFSRVDNLKQHRESVHAHRNHHTTGPHQRKPSSSSLSSSSSASSSSSASSSTSYTDQFSRKTNTVGANMPMMTENERAPQFIHSSPEFTAGTRSIPPISPRSNYIAQQQQQHFGTSTSQQQPQQPQQPPFYYPPSHAPIDNYYQYPLPSNSTTVNYLPSMEVQYPLNLSPTAAAPPPSEVLLSAFPPRSIPNITFKHNDSADFQTRKLMDNYNFRPNNTTTNNTNTNSFFSPYSTSVSSTEVRPVIFPQHQQAFRQQPNDNNNTNEHNTANDNGKIKSFKNNDDNNNSNDNKKTPVTLSDSDLLINTNKKRLSVDYILT